Below is a window of Hyalangium ruber DNA.
CCCCGGGTGATGAGCGAGGAGCGCCCGCCGCCGGACTTCGCGCCGCTGCTCAGGCGCCTGACTGGACCGGACGCGGCCCAGCGCTCCAACGCCATGGCGGAGCTGGCGCGCACGCCCGAGGCCAGCGCCCGGGTGCTCGCCACGAGCTTCCCCGGCCCGACGGCCTGGAGCCGCCTGCCCGTGACGGAGCTGCCCGAGGCGGACGAGCTGGGCCCCATCCCCGCCGCCCTGTCGCGGCTGGGCCGGCCCGCGGCGCAGGCCCTGGCGCCGCTGTTGGACGCGCAGGACGCGGACACGCGCTACTTCGCGCTGCTCACCGCCGGCAACCTGCCCTTCGTGGAGCTGGTGGACGGGGTGCTGCGCGGGCTGTTCGACCTCGAGCCGGACATCTCCAGCGCCGCGCGCGTGGCGGCCTCGGCGCTCAAGCACCTGCCGCGCTTCGACACGGCGATGAAGGACCTTCGCCAGGAGCTGGCGAGCCGGGATCCGCTGCGGCGCTCGCTGGCGGCGCGGGCCCTGGGCTCGCTGCATGACCGGGACGCCATCGAGGGGTTGATCAACCTCACGGGCAGCGACGACGAGATGTGCGCGCAGGCAGCCGCCGAGGCGCTGCGAGAGATTACGCGCGCCACCTTTGGCCTCAACCCGCGCCAGTGGCAGGGGTGGTGGGCCGAGAACCGCACCCGCCGCCGCGCGGACTGGCTCGTCACGGCGCTGCGACACAAGGAACTCGACGTGCGCCTGGCGGCGATTGAGGAGCTCAGCCGCGCGCTCAATGACACGCTGGGCTACTACGCCGACGCCGCTGAGGGCGAGCGCGAAGCTGCGGCACGCCGGTGGGAAGCCGCCGCCGTGGACCCGGCACGGGCTCGGCGCCTGGGCGTGCTCTAAGCCTCCCGGAAATCCTGGCGCCAACTCCGACCAGCAAGACTGGTCGGAAGAAGTGGGGCTACGAGAAATGGGACGCCATCATGCGCGGGCGCATGGAATAGCAAGGCGCTCACGAGCACCATCACCACCCGTTGGCCATACCAGCCATCGCGTGTCTACTTTTTGAGGCCTGCTCCCACGAGCACTGAGCAACCTCATGGACTGTGGACACCCTGCCGCTTAGAACACAAACATTTTGCATATCAACATTATCCACGGTCTCAATTCCTGACTCAGGTCCCAGTCCGAGCAGGCAATTCATCCCATCTCACTGGGCCTCGCCCTGACGACAGAACAACAAGGTGAACCCAACGGTGCGACCAGGAATTCACTTGCTCGTTCAAGAAGCAACCAGCCTTGAATGACAAACTGGCTATCCCTTCCAAAGAAAGGAATTTTCTGTAAGGTGGATTTCAGTGATCGCGCGCCAACACGCATCTCAAAACCACACACAGACAAACACATCTCATGATGAAGCTTCTCAAGAGCAACTCCCTGGCATTCCGGCTGCACATTTCGTCTGCGGCAACCCGTATGGGAGTGCTAACGGGCCTGATAGCAGGACTCACTCTTCCAACCCAGGTGCGGGCTCAGGATCCCCAGAGCCGGTTGGTCATTACAAATGTGGAGATGGATTACGCCCAAGGCCAGATGTTCATCTATGGCCGCAACTTCACCACTCCCACTGGTGCCGCTCCCAACGTCCACCTCATGGAGATCGGACTGGACGTCAAGACCTACGGCCCTTCTACCGTCGTCGCCACCTTGCCTGTGGCTCTCCAGCGAGCCGGTTCCTATCTGCTAACCATGTCAACCGGCCCCAATCTCGAGCAGAACGACTCCTTGGATGTGACGTTGGGAGCAGCGGGCCCACAAGGCCCGAAGGGCGACAAGGGTGATACGGGGCTGCAAGGTGCTCCTGGCTCGAAGGGCGACCCGGGGCCGCAGGGGCCTCAGGGGCCTCAGGGGCCTCAGGGCCCAAAGGGTGACAAGGGCGATACGGGGGCACAGGGGCTGCAGGGGCCGCAAGGTCCTCAGGGGCCGCAAGGTCCTCAGGGGCCGCAAGGGTTGCAGGGACCGCAGGGCATTCCTGGTTACACTGGTGCGCTGACTTGCCGTAACGTGTCCGGCGCCGCAGTGAACAGCTATTCCATCCCTGGCTCCTATGCGGGCTGTGCAACTGGGGAATCCCTGATGGGTGGCGCGTGCTATACGAACTCGACCGCTATGGGGACAGCTTCCAATCTGACGTCGGTGAGCGGAGTACTCGTCTACGCCTGTATGCTGAGAGGACCGGCTGGGAGCACTGCGAAAGTCACGGCCGAGATCCGCTGCTGCAAAGTCCACTGAGCATCAGAGCACTCCGCCGCCCCTGAAGCATACGCACAGGGCGCATCACCCAAGTGCGTAACACGCCCTCTCTCCCGTGAAGGGTCCGGGAGATGGGCTCCAACACTCAGAGGGTGTTGAGATGAATCAAGCAGGCGAAGCACGCTTGACAGGCCTGGCTGCTGGACGTGCCCCTGGCGCTCTCTGATGCGCCGTCGGAGGGACCGAGCTTGCAGACAGCCTGTTCGGAAATGTCGGGGGTTTTGATGCCAAAAGTCCCGACATTTTCGAACAGTCCCGCTCGTGGGCAGCCGCCCACGTCCACCCTCTCCCAGGATGCAGGGGCAGGACGCCTTCTTGGCTGCTCCTGCTCAACACCCTCTCAGCGCGCATGAGGTGGGTTCGGCGGGTCCGAAGTCGAGGGCTGCGGAGCCTCGAACATGGGCAGGTAACACCCCTTCTGCCACTCGTATGAACGATCCCCACATGGGGAGACTGCATCTCGTAGGGCTATCCAGCACCCACCGTTGATCTCGACTTCTGGCTTCTCGCAAGGCGGCCGCCGCTGGCCTGGAATTGGCTTCTTGGGCATGTTCAGGCCAATGCCGCTTCGCTCGAACCCAAGCTGCTCCACACGCACGGGGATTGAGCGCACGGTATCGGCGAGGCCCACGGTCCCTGCGTCCGCCTCGCCACCGTCCCGCGCTTGTTGAGCCGCTTCCACCGCTCCTTCATCCCGTGGCCACTTCCAGGTCCACCACACTCCAAGAACCAAGAACATCCCCACCGCTACCGCGAATCGCGGCGTCCCCGATGGGGTCTGGCGCGCGGAGGCCAACCGAGCCTGACGTGTTGAAGTGATGGGCTGATCCACATCGGGCCCGGTTGAATTCGCCGTGCGCTCGAGCGCCTCGGCCACCTCTCTCGCACTGCCTCTGGACGAGGGCTCCTCGGAGAGCATCCGGTGGATGAGCGGCGCCAGCTCCGCGCAGATATGTCCCCCCGCCCCGCGCTCCGGATACCTGCCCGTGACGAGTCGGTAGGCCGTCATCCCCAGCGCATACACGTCATCCGCCGGCCCAGCCTCGTAGCGCGCAGTGGGGTTGCGGAGGTTCTCCCATTGGAAGCTCAGACACTCGGGGCTCTGGTACTGAGGTGTTCCTGGTGGCGGGGGCTGGCGGGTGAGGGTGCGCGCTCCACGGAAGTTGCCCGAGCCGAAGTCCATCAGTACGGCTTTGGCGTCCTCGCCATGCACCAGGACATTGCCCCCTTTGACGTCGCGGTGAACACCCTGCACCGCGTGCGTCGCCTCCAGGGCACGAGCCACCTGCGCCAGCACCCGTAGCACCTGTCGCGATGTGAGCCGCTGCCCGGCGGCCCACTCGTACAGAGGCACGCCTTCCACCCACTCCATCACCAGGTACGGAAAGGGCACGCCCCCCTGAAGCATCACCCAGCCTCGCTCCTCCAGCTTTGGCACATGGGGGTGGTTGATGCGCAAGAGCAGCTCCCCCTCCCGCTCGAAGCGGGGATCCAGCGGGTGCAGCGCCAGCTTCAAGGCGAAGGGCACTGCGCGCGGGTCTCCTTCCCTCTCGACGCGGTAGACAACACCATAGGAGCCACAGCCCCGCCGACTCACCACCCGCCATGAGCTGATCAGCGTGCCGGAAGAAAGCGTGGAAGGATCCGCTGCGAGCAACCTCTCCATGGAGACCTCGTGCCGTACACCGGGTGCCCTGCCCTCAGCGCCCCTACTGCCAGGGTTAGAGGTATGTACCCTACCAGCCCGGTCGGCTCCCTGGCTTCGAGATCATCGTCCAGCCATGAAGAAAGACCAGGGGAGCCCCGCGCGCTCCAGCTCCGGCTCATTGGGCTCGTACCAGTCACGGTCCCCCTTCAGTGCATCCAGCCGGGTACACACTCCGAAGCTGCACCCGCACTGGTCTTCACTGATGGGCAGCGCCTGCTTCAACGCCGCATCGACGTTCTCGTGCAGCCCCGGTGCGACGCGCGAACCGGCTGGCTGAAAGTGGAAGCAGAACGTACGAGGGCAGATCTGGGGCGACGGCTTCAGGGAAGGGCTCCAGGTCGGCCGGGACGAGTCGTCGCTCTGGCTCATCGCGGCATCCTAACTCCTGGAGCCACGCTCAACGAAGCTGCCCCAGCGCCTCACGAGCGAGTGCATCCGCTAGACGGCAGCGGCCCACCGCCTCAGGCGGCCACCTTCTGTGGAGCCCCCGCCGGGGCAGCCTGCTGGTTGAACGCCTCCCACTCCTTGCGCAGCTTCTGGAAGAGCGCGTACAGCCGCGCGCCCTCCACCTCGTACTCGCCCTTGTGGTCTTTGAGCAGGTGGCGCAGCAGCACGAAGCAGATGGTGGCTTCCCCCGCGCGCTCCACCGTCACGAACTGCTCCTCGTTCGTGAACCACAGCGTCGTGGGCATCTGACAGGCCTGCTGCGACAGCTGCACCAGCTGGGGCCCAGGCTTCATCCACGGGTGCTCGGCGAACATGGCCGGGTAGCTCTTGGTGAGCGCGTAGATGAGGTTCGACATCCTCCGCCCCTGGTACGCGGGATCCTGGTACACGCGCCGGTAGACGAGCCCGCGCACCCGCGCCATGAACACCTTGGAGGTGAGCGCCAGCGTCGAGGTGCCGCGCAGCACCAGCATCTGTGCGAACTCCAGCACCGTCAGCTTCCGGAACGAGGGCCAGGCGTTCAAGTCCATCTGCGTCTGGAGCAACCGGTTCACGTCCTGCAGGCGACGGCGGACCCAGAACAGCCCTCCTGCCACCGCCGCCGTCAGCGAGCCGGGAATCAGGTGGAGGAAGGTGTCCCCCATGTTCCAGTCCCCGCTCATGACGGTCTCGACCCCGCGCGCGGCCAGGACGATCGCGGACACCAGGGCCAGCACGAACAGCCCCCAACCCATCCACGAGACCCCGTTCAGCGTCACCCACCCCCGCTTCGTCGGGTTCTCGGGGGTGTTGTACATGTCGCCATT
It encodes the following:
- a CDS encoding serine/threonine-protein kinase encodes the protein MERLLAADPSTLSSGTLISSWRVVSRRGCGSYGVVYRVEREGDPRAVPFALKLALHPLDPRFEREGELLLRINHPHVPKLEERGWVMLQGGVPFPYLVMEWVEGVPLYEWAAGQRLTSRQVLRVLAQVARALEATHAVQGVHRDVKGGNVLVHGEDAKAVLMDFGSGNFRGARTLTRQPPPPGTPQYQSPECLSFQWENLRNPTARYEAGPADDVYALGMTAYRLVTGRYPERGAGGHICAELAPLIHRMLSEEPSSRGSAREVAEALERTANSTGPDVDQPITSTRQARLASARQTPSGTPRFAVAVGMFLVLGVWWTWKWPRDEGAVEAAQQARDGGEADAGTVGLADTVRSIPVRVEQLGFERSGIGLNMPKKPIPGQRRPPCEKPEVEINGGCWIALRDAVSPCGDRSYEWQKGCYLPMFEAPQPSTSDPPNPPHAR